The following proteins are co-located in the Chryseobacterium daecheongense genome:
- a CDS encoding four helix bundle protein, producing MHNFEKLLFWQKSIQLAKEVYLVCVDLPKDEKFGLISQIKRSVVSIPSNIAEGAGRNNDREFYHFLGIANASSFELQTQLILTRELELLSVEKVDSLISQLNEIQRMIYTFKSNLKK from the coding sequence ATGCACAACTTTGAAAAATTACTTTTCTGGCAGAAATCAATTCAACTTGCAAAAGAAGTTTACCTGGTTTGTGTTGATTTACCGAAGGATGAGAAATTTGGTTTGATTTCTCAAATTAAAAGATCTGTAGTCTCAATTCCATCTAATATTGCGGAGGGAGCGGGAAGAAATAATGATAGAGAATTTTATCATTTTCTGGGTATTGCAAATGCCTCTTCTTTTGAGCTACAGACACAGCTAATATTAACAAGAGAACTGGAATTGCTAAGTGTGGAAAAAGTCGACAGTCTAATATCACAACTGAATGAAATTCAAAGAATGATTTATACATTCAAATCTAATTTAAAAAAGTAA
- a CDS encoding carbamoyl phosphate synthase small subunit, whose protein sequence is MKKKLILESGEVFYGEGFGAELETAGEVVFNTGMTGYQELISDPSYCGQIVCMTYPLIGNYGINRDDYESIEPAIKGLIVKEICDLPSNFRTQITLDELFKKKNLSGISGIDTRRLTRILRNSGVVKGKIVNADADENTIVQELKSTTFPTNQVETVSTKTPYANPGRGFKVVLVDFGSKLGIIRELSQRNCDIIVVSHDTTAEEILLMNPDGIMLSNGPGDPEDNPKALEMIRGLLGKVPIFGICLGHQLIGLACGAKTFKLKFGHRGGNHPVLDLEKNKVSITSQNHGYAVDQESLKGTDLIETHIALNDRTNEGLKHKIHPCFSVQYHPEASPGPEDANYLFDEFIDLMEKFKK, encoded by the coding sequence ATGAAAAAGAAATTAATATTAGAATCCGGAGAGGTTTTTTACGGAGAAGGTTTCGGAGCAGAATTGGAAACTGCAGGAGAAGTGGTTTTCAATACCGGAATGACGGGATATCAAGAATTGATTTCCGACCCATCTTATTGTGGTCAGATTGTATGTATGACGTATCCGCTGATCGGAAATTACGGGATCAACCGTGATGATTATGAAAGTATTGAGCCGGCTATTAAAGGACTTATTGTAAAAGAAATTTGCGATTTACCATCAAATTTCCGTACGCAGATTACTTTAGATGAATTATTCAAAAAGAAAAACCTTTCAGGAATTTCAGGAATTGACACAAGAAGACTGACAAGGATTCTTCGTAATTCAGGAGTTGTAAAAGGGAAAATCGTGAACGCCGATGCAGATGAAAACACAATCGTACAGGAATTAAAATCAACAACTTTCCCTACCAACCAGGTAGAAACGGTTTCTACAAAAACACCATATGCTAATCCGGGAAGAGGGTTTAAAGTGGTGCTGGTAGATTTCGGTTCCAAACTGGGAATCATCAGAGAACTTTCCCAAAGAAACTGTGATATTATTGTTGTATCACACGATACTACAGCCGAAGAAATTTTATTAATGAATCCGGATGGAATTATGCTTTCAAACGGTCCTGGTGACCCTGAAGATAATCCTAAAGCTTTGGAAATGATCCGTGGCCTTTTAGGAAAAGTTCCCATCTTTGGAATCTGTCTCGGACACCAATTGATCGGATTAGCCTGCGGAGCCAAAACATTCAAATTGAAGTTCGGACACAGAGGAGGTAACCACCCGGTGTTAGATTTAGAGAAAAACAAAGTTTCAATCACTTCTCAGAACCACGGTTATGCAGTGGATCAGGAAAGCCTTAAAGGAACCGATCTTATCGAAACACACATCGCCCTGAACGACAGAACAAATGAAGGATTAAAACACAAAATCCACCCTTGTTTCTCTGTTCAGTATCACCCGGAAGCAAGCCCAGGCCCGGAAGATGCGAACTACTTGTTTGATGAGTTTATTGATTTAATGGAGAAATTTAAGAAGTAA
- a CDS encoding aspartate carbamoyltransferase catalytic subunit, translated as MFTIAELSTEKINSILTEALAFAEGKTAKIDGEVFCSNLFFEDSTRTKTSFDVAERKLGLQVVPFDASHSSVNKGESLYDTVKTIESIGVNLVVIRDKKDGFFEELKNINIPVINGGDGTGNHPSQCMLDLMTIYQEFGKFEGLKIGIVGDVKHSRVANSNAEALRRLGAKVYFSGPEQWFDEGALINGTYQSVDELIHEVDVLMLLRIQHERHDAKMSFSASEYHRKYGLTKEREQAMKKGAIIMHPAPINRGVEIDTDLVECERSRIFKQMQNGVFARMAILKNALEEKGFKFK; from the coding sequence ATGTTTACGATTGCAGAACTAAGTACAGAGAAAATCAACAGTATACTAACAGAAGCGCTGGCTTTTGCTGAAGGAAAAACAGCTAAAATTGACGGTGAGGTTTTTTGCTCAAATCTGTTTTTTGAAGACAGCACCAGAACAAAAACAAGCTTCGATGTGGCTGAAAGAAAACTGGGATTGCAGGTGGTTCCTTTTGATGCTTCTCACAGTTCAGTAAATAAAGGCGAAAGTTTATATGACACTGTGAAGACGATCGAAAGTATAGGAGTAAACTTAGTCGTAATAAGAGACAAAAAAGACGGGTTCTTCGAAGAATTGAAAAATATCAACATCCCTGTGATCAACGGGGGAGACGGAACCGGAAACCATCCGTCACAATGTATGCTGGATCTCATGACCATCTACCAGGAGTTTGGGAAATTCGAAGGACTGAAAATAGGAATCGTAGGAGATGTGAAACACAGCAGGGTAGCCAACTCGAATGCTGAGGCATTAAGAAGGTTAGGTGCCAAAGTATATTTTTCTGGGCCTGAGCAATGGTTTGATGAGGGAGCCTTAATCAACGGAACATACCAATCGGTAGACGAGCTGATCCATGAAGTGGATGTCCTGATGCTGTTGAGAATTCAGCACGAAAGACACGATGCTAAAATGAGCTTTTCAGCATCCGAGTACCATAGAAAATACGGATTAACAAAAGAAAGGGAGCAGGCAATGAAGAAAGGAGCTATTATTATGCATCCGGCACCGATCAACAGAGGAGTGGAGATTGACACAGATCTTGTGGAATGTGAACGTTCAAGGATCTTCAAACAAATGCAGAACGGGGTTTTTGCAAGGATGGCCATACTGAAAAATGCATTGGAAGAAAAAGGATTTAAATTTAAATAA